The following are encoded together in the Candidatus Margulisiibacteriota bacterium genome:
- a CDS encoding NADH-quinone oxidoreductase subunit C, producing the protein MGIGEELRAKYQIVPVAINARYQDQSYLTVKPADFIPACLALHKLCSSPVMMMFAEDKRTTRSSFRLNTAFYSAAEQHWFYVCLDLPPGDQSFPSLAKEIYSASLFEREIWEMFGIKPEGSPDLRRLRLHDEVWPEGYFPLRKDFIPPSSTAPTGRAYAFIKGEGEGLFEIPVGPVHAGIIGPGHFRFSVAGEPIINLEVRLGFTHRGVEKLMEGKEPAEALTLSEGISGDSAFAHSLAFCLAAENILGLTPSPRAVLLRAIYLELERMYNHVNGIGGIALDVGFTFPAAFASIMKEQILSLNEQLAGSRYLKGINLIGGVKRDIDERGTTDLSSRLNSLAADLKELEGILFNSASFMDRVDSTGILRKKTAEDIGIVGLAARASGLPLDWRATEPLYRSAGFKPIVLESGDALARLNLRLLEFKQSITLITSFLAQLTPGDLGSGSSAPKEGYGLGVVEGWRGPVRYWLRIDPQGKIERCNIVDPSFHNWQGLAYSVQGEIIPDFPLCNKSFDLSYSGNDL; encoded by the coding sequence ATGGGGATCGGGGAAGAGTTACGCGCTAAGTATCAGATCGTCCCGGTAGCGATCAATGCCAGATACCAGGATCAGAGTTACTTAACCGTGAAACCGGCGGATTTTATCCCAGCCTGCCTGGCGCTCCATAAGCTCTGCTCTTCCCCGGTCATGATGATGTTCGCGGAAGATAAGAGAACGACGCGCTCTTCTTTCCGTCTTAACACCGCCTTCTATTCGGCGGCCGAACAACATTGGTTCTATGTTTGTCTTGATCTCCCCCCAGGCGATCAGTCGTTCCCTTCTTTGGCCAAAGAGATCTATTCAGCCAGTTTATTCGAACGGGAGATCTGGGAAATGTTTGGGATCAAACCGGAAGGGAGCCCTGACCTGCGCCGGTTGCGCCTGCATGATGAGGTCTGGCCGGAGGGCTATTTCCCTCTTAGGAAAGATTTTATTCCACCGTCATCAACGGCGCCCACCGGACGCGCCTATGCTTTTATTAAAGGCGAAGGCGAAGGGTTGTTCGAAATCCCGGTCGGCCCGGTCCACGCCGGGATCATCGGCCCCGGCCATTTCCGTTTCAGCGTCGCCGGCGAGCCGATCATCAATCTGGAGGTCAGGCTGGGCTTTACCCATCGCGGCGTGGAAAAGTTAATGGAAGGGAAAGAGCCGGCTGAAGCGCTCACTTTAAGCGAAGGCATCTCTGGCGACTCAGCTTTCGCCCACAGTCTGGCTTTTTGCCTCGCTGCGGAAAATATCTTAGGCCTGACGCCCTCCCCGCGCGCTGTTTTGCTCCGCGCCATCTATCTCGAGCTGGAGAGGATGTACAACCATGTTAACGGTATCGGCGGGATCGCTCTCGACGTCGGCTTTACCTTCCCCGCTGCTTTTGCCTCGATCATGAAAGAGCAGATACTATCTCTTAATGAACAGCTGGCCGGCAGCCGTTATCTGAAAGGGATCAACCTCATTGGCGGAGTCAAAAGAGACATTGACGAGCGAGGGACCACAGATCTCTCCAGCCGGCTTAACTCTCTGGCCGCCGACCTGAAGGAGCTGGAAGGGATACTCTTTAACAGCGCCAGCTTCATGGACCGGGTCGATTCAACCGGGATACTCCGGAAAAAGACCGCCGAAGATATCGGCATTGTCGGCCTGGCCGCGCGCGCTTCCGGCCTGCCGCTCGACTGGCGCGCGACCGAACCTCTCTACCGGTCAGCCGGTTTTAAACCGATCGTCCTGGAGAGCGGCGACGCGCTGGCCCGGTTGAATCTGCGTCTGTTGGAATTTAAACAATCGATCACTCTGATCACGAGCTTTCTCGCTCAACTTACCCCGGGCGACCTCGGCTCCGGCTCGTCGGCCCCAAAGGAAGGTTATGGCCTCGGGGTAGTTGAAGGATGGCGGGGTCCTGTTCGCTACTGGTTAAGGATCGATCCTCAAGGGAAGATCGAACGCTGTAACATAGTTGACCCCTCTTTCCACAATTGGCAGGGGCTGGCTTATTCCGTGCAGGGAGAGATCATCCCTGATTTCCCGCTCTGCAATAAGAGCTTTGACCTTTCCTATTCGGGGAATGACCTGTAA
- a CDS encoding proton-conducting transporter membrane subunit has translation MIKRVGTLNAALHFIIWLAALYFLLAVGTGNLKLSWGSLFYADALSALLIFTTATVTLAAALFSVSFIATDLAQGKLTATKALFYYLLFNLFAAAMFLVPLINNLGFLWMAIELTTLISSFLVGFYNTKHSVEAAWKYLIICSVGITLALFGAILFTFALATSTGLPSLNWTDLLASAKLLNPEVVKVAFLFILVGYGTKAGLAPMHTWLPDAHSQAISPVSAMLSGVLLKCSLYAILRYGIVVTQCCGAPFYSNLMLFFGLLSLAVACVFIITQKDLKRLLAYSSIEHLGLIAIGIGLNSPLAMFGALLHLFNHAVSKALMFLGAGRVAQAYGTHDLSEISGISRALPVTGLALLAGIFALIGFPPASIFVSEFYLISAAFVGGHYLIGALLLGLLAVIGGALLYHFGKIIFGRPPEQAVSSIEPIGSWLAYGFLLLFIIGLGIFIPHVLRQSLDAAVSVLRGV, from the coding sequence ATGATCAAACGCGTCGGCACGCTCAACGCCGCTCTCCATTTTATTATCTGGTTGGCGGCGCTTTACTTCCTCCTGGCCGTCGGCACGGGCAACCTCAAACTTTCTTGGGGAAGCCTCTTCTATGCCGACGCATTGAGCGCCCTCCTGATCTTTACGACCGCGACCGTCACCCTGGCCGCCGCCCTCTTTTCTGTTTCTTTTATCGCGACCGATCTGGCACAGGGAAAGCTCACTGCAACTAAAGCGTTATTCTATTACCTGTTATTTAACCTTTTCGCCGCCGCGATGTTCCTCGTCCCGCTGATCAATAATCTCGGTTTCCTCTGGATGGCGATCGAGCTGACCACCCTGATCTCTTCTTTCCTGGTCGGTTTCTATAATACCAAGCACTCGGTCGAGGCCGCCTGGAAATATCTGATCATCTGCTCGGTCGGCATTACCCTGGCCCTGTTCGGCGCGATCCTCTTTACTTTCGCCCTCGCCACCTCAACCGGGCTGCCCAGTCTCAATTGGACCGATCTGCTCGCCTCGGCCAAACTGCTCAACCCGGAGGTCGTCAAAGTAGCTTTTCTCTTTATCCTGGTCGGTTACGGGACTAAAGCCGGCCTGGCGCCGATGCACACCTGGCTGCCGGACGCTCACAGCCAGGCGATCTCGCCGGTCAGCGCCATGCTCTCCGGCGTCCTGCTCAAGTGTTCGCTCTACGCCATCCTGCGTTACGGTATTGTCGTCACGCAATGTTGCGGCGCGCCATTCTACTCCAACTTGATGCTGTTTTTCGGCTTGCTCTCCCTGGCCGTAGCCTGCGTTTTCATCATCACCCAAAAAGATCTCAAGCGTCTCCTGGCCTATTCCAGTATTGAGCATCTCGGCCTGATCGCGATCGGGATCGGCTTGAACAGCCCGCTCGCCATGTTCGGCGCTCTTCTCCACCTGTTCAACCACGCGGTCAGCAAAGCGCTGATGTTCCTCGGCGCCGGCCGGGTGGCCCAGGCTTACGGCACGCACGACTTGAGCGAGATCTCCGGCATCAGCCGCGCTCTGCCGGTGACCGGTCTAGCCCTGCTGGCCGGCATTTTTGCCCTGATCGGTTTTCCGCCCGCCTCGATCTTCGTCAGCGAGTTCTACCTGATCAGCGCGGCTTTTGTCGGCGGCCATTATTTGATCGGCGCCCTCCTCCTCGGCCTGCTGGCCGTGATCGGCGGCGCCTTGCTCTATCATTTCGGCAAGATCATTTTCGGACGTCCCCCGGAACAGGCCGTCTCTTCGATTGAACCGATCGGTAGTTGGTTAGCTTACGGCTTTTTGCTCCTGTTTATCATTGGCCTGGGGATATTCATTCCGCACGTTCTGCGGCAAAGCCTGGACGCGGCTGTCAGCGTCTTGAGAGGAGTTTAA
- a CDS encoding NADH-quinone oxidoreductase subunit H yields MAIINIILRLLFLVALAPLAGGLITKIKNNLRLRQGQGLLQPYRNLWKLFGKEEIVPANSSWIFRVTPFVVLATSVTAVLLLPLTPFGPGLGRTGDLLAIIFILALGRFFLALAALDAGSSFGGIGSSREMFIASFVEPAACLVIFTLYLTPSPLWSIAHLLAGAALLIVILAETARLPVDNQETHLELTMVHEAMLLDYSGPALALLELSAQIKQLFWLCFLVGVICPLAILPYSACLILLALVIALIEVGIAKYRLFKVPDLIVFSVILALLAVVSALLGV; encoded by the coding sequence ATGGCCATAATTAATATTATTTTACGGCTGTTGTTTCTGGTCGCGCTGGCCCCACTGGCCGGCGGCCTCATTACAAAAATAAAAAACAACTTGCGCCTTCGCCAGGGCCAGGGGCTGCTTCAGCCGTACCGCAACCTCTGGAAACTATTCGGCAAGGAAGAGATCGTTCCGGCCAATTCCTCCTGGATCTTCCGGGTCACGCCGTTCGTCGTTCTGGCGACCAGCGTGACCGCGGTCCTGCTCCTCCCGCTGACCCCGTTCGGCCCCGGCCTCGGCCGGACCGGCGACCTGCTGGCAATCATCTTTATCCTGGCGCTCGGCCGCTTCTTTCTCGCCTTGGCCGCCCTTGACGCGGGGAGCTCTTTCGGCGGGATCGGTTCATCCCGGGAGATGTTCATCGCCAGTTTTGTCGAGCCGGCCGCCTGCCTGGTCATCTTTACCCTTTATTTAACTCCTAGTCCGCTCTGGTCGATAGCTCACCTCCTCGCCGGGGCGGCCCTCCTTATCGTCATCCTGGCCGAAACGGCCCGCTTGCCGGTCGATAACCAGGAAACTCATCTTGAACTGACCATGGTCCATGAAGCGATGCTCCTCGATTATTCCGGCCCAGCGCTGGCCCTGCTTGAGCTGTCCGCCCAGATCAAACAGCTTTTCTGGTTATGTTTTCTGGTCGGAGTGATCTGTCCGCTGGCCATCCTGCCTTACTCCGCCTGTCTCATTCTTCTGGCGTTGGTTATCGCCCTGATCGAGGTCGGGATAGCCAAATACCGGCTCTTCAAGGTCCCCGACTTGATCGTCTTTAGCGTGATCTTAGCGCTGCTGGCCGTAGTCAGCGCGCTCCTGGGGGTATAA
- a CDS encoding proton-conducting transporter membrane subunit, with protein MNLLINFKSLVVLDPLALFFVAVILLVSFPALVYSLGYFQGKYTRIKLLTTQLITLAFIVSMLLLVIVGNALVFLIVWEAMTLLSYLLVLTDSENKEAVQAASIYIIMTHCGTAFLTAAFFLIYRHSGSFDLPAMAVACQTMSPLLRNALFIFFLIGFGTKAGIVPLHIWLPYAHPQAPSHISSLMSGVMIKTALYGLIRFVFLVLGISSLWWGVTIIALAIGSCLTGIIYALMENDLKRLLAYSSVENIGIILLGLGLAMVFIRLNLASLAALAMIAGLYHLVNHAAFKGLLFLCAGSVQKGTGTLDMEKLGGLIKPMPWTAAFFLIGAMGISALPPLNGFVSEWLVLQAFFSGALKVPGTLAFGFALSAAALALTSGLAAACFVKAFGITFLALPRGQGAEQAKESPASMLISMLFLAAVVAGLGLLAPSIFNLLARVAGPICHATPQTADLFSLGLGPVSHLAVSPLFITLALGVSLASALAAYLFLAGKKVRIGRTWDCGYYQVGSRNEYTATAFSKPFRISFSFFLLPFRKTEKIKDSFYHVKSFVYETYTTKVFKKYFYDAGLGSLLRAAKTFRRFQAGSIHLYLSYILVTLVLLLLLVRVL; from the coding sequence ATGAACTTATTAATTAATTTTAAATCATTGGTCGTACTGGACCCTTTAGCCCTCTTTTTCGTCGCCGTTATATTGCTGGTCAGTTTCCCCGCCTTAGTCTATTCGCTTGGTTATTTTCAGGGAAAATATACCCGGATAAAACTATTGACCACCCAGCTAATCACCCTTGCTTTTATCGTCTCAATGCTCCTGCTGGTTATCGTCGGTAACGCCCTCGTCTTCCTGATCGTTTGGGAAGCGATGACCCTCCTTTCCTATCTGCTGGTCCTGACCGACAGCGAGAACAAAGAAGCGGTCCAGGCCGCCTCTATTTACATCATAATGACCCATTGCGGCACCGCTTTTCTGACCGCCGCCTTTTTCCTGATCTACCGGCACTCCGGCTCGTTCGATCTACCGGCCATGGCCGTCGCCTGCCAGACCATGTCGCCCTTGCTCCGGAATGCTTTGTTTATTTTCTTCCTGATCGGCTTCGGGACCAAAGCGGGGATCGTCCCGCTCCACATCTGGCTCCCCTACGCCCACCCCCAGGCACCGAGCCATATCTCCAGCCTCATGTCCGGGGTGATGATAAAAACCGCCCTCTATGGTTTGATCCGTTTTGTTTTCCTGGTCCTCGGGATCAGCTCGCTCTGGTGGGGCGTCACCATCATTGCCTTGGCCATCGGCTCCTGTTTGACCGGGATCATTTACGCGCTAATGGAAAACGACCTGAAGCGTCTGTTGGCCTATTCCAGCGTCGAAAATATCGGGATCATCCTGCTAGGGCTGGGCTTGGCAATGGTCTTCATCCGGCTCAACCTGGCCAGCTTAGCCGCCCTGGCCATGATCGCCGGCCTTTATCATTTGGTCAATCACGCCGCTTTTAAAGGGCTGCTTTTTCTCTGTGCCGGCAGTGTCCAGAAAGGGACCGGCACGCTCGATATGGAAAAATTAGGCGGGTTGATCAAGCCGATGCCCTGGACCGCCGCCTTTTTCCTCATCGGGGCCATGGGCATTTCCGCCCTCCCCCCGCTCAACGGCTTTGTCAGTGAATGGTTGGTCCTGCAGGCCTTTTTCTCCGGCGCGCTCAAAGTCCCCGGGACATTGGCCTTCGGCTTCGCGCTAAGCGCGGCCGCCCTCGCTTTGACCAGCGGCTTGGCGGCGGCCTGCTTTGTCAAAGCTTTTGGCATCACTTTCCTGGCCCTGCCGCGCGGCCAGGGAGCCGAGCAGGCGAAAGAATCACCCGCTTCAATGCTGATTAGCATGTTATTTTTGGCGGCGGTGGTGGCCGGTTTGGGCTTATTAGCTCCCAGCATTTTTAACCTCTTGGCCCGGGTCGCCGGCCCGATCTGCCACGCGACTCCCCAAACCGCTGATCTTTTTAGCTTAGGGCTAGGGCCGGTCAGCCATCTCGCCGTCTCCCCGTTATTTATCACCCTGGCCTTGGGTGTCAGCCTGGCCAGTGCGCTGGCCGCTTACTTATTCCTGGCCGGTAAAAAGGTCCGGATCGGCCGCACCTGGGACTGCGGTTATTACCAGGTTGGCAGCCGCAATGAATACACCGCCACCGCTTTCTCCAAACCGTTCCGGATCAGTTTCAGTTTTTTCCTCCTCCCCTTCCGTAAGACAGAGAAGATCAAAGATTCTTTTTACCACGTCAAATCGTTCGTCTACGAGACCTATACGACCAAGGTCTTCAAAAAATACTTTTATGACGCGGGGCTGGGCTCTCTCTTGCGCGCCGCCAAAACGTTCAGGCGGTTCCAGGCCGGCAGTATCCACCTTTACCTTTCCTATATCCTGGTCACGCTGGTCCTGCTCCTCCTTTTAGTGAGGGTACTCTGA
- a CDS encoding sigma-70 family RNA polymerase sigma factor encodes MTTRREVEDRIVSIIREQFLKYSAETLDKYKDQINSSVRWYVSTLPRHIASSEAKDLESEAKIAFVDCLKTWDPRKGALWSYVSIRLKGSMQDYLRRRSGDPVAGLYEFITSAANVYMAFNRKEIVHEEVDKLLHLDTAMEDFSDKEKYVIEHYYKHDKTFKVIGREIGLSESQVSRICKESTLKLKEKLTDK; translated from the coding sequence ATGACCACCCGCCGCGAGGTCGAAGACCGGATCGTCTCTATCATCCGCGAGCAATTCCTCAAATATAGCGCCGAGACGCTCGATAAATACAAGGACCAGATCAACTCGTCCGTCCGCTGGTATGTCTCCACTCTCCCCCGGCATATCGCTTCTTCCGAGGCCAAAGATCTGGAATCGGAAGCCAAGATCGCCTTTGTCGATTGCTTAAAGACCTGGGACCCGCGCAAAGGGGCGCTCTGGTCCTACGTTTCTATCCGCCTGAAAGGTTCGATGCAGGATTACCTCCGCCGGCGGAGCGGCGACCCGGTCGCCGGCCTCTATGAGTTCATCACCTCGGCCGCCAACGTATATATGGCCTTCAACCGCAAGGAGATCGTTCACGAGGAGGTCGACAAGCTCCTCCATCTCGATACCGCCATGGAAGATTTTTCCGACAAGGAAAAGTACGTCATCGAGCACTACTACAAGCACGACAAGACCTTTAAGGTGATCGGCCGAGAGATCGGCCTCTCCGAATCGCAGGTCAGCCGTATCTGCAAAGAGTCCACGCTGAAGTTGAAAGAGAAGTTAACGGATAAGTAA
- a CDS encoding C-GCAxxG-C-C family protein, with protein MPGKKAKAHYISRRYNCAQSVVAAWQDHFGLDNKEIDKYLSHGGGNAPGGLCGALSAAHDLLAKHHPDKVAEFDRYFTEQAGSLKCQEIRSLKKLSCLGCIEKAAEFVARPGP; from the coding sequence ATGCCGGGCAAAAAAGCAAAAGCGCATTACATCAGCCGCCGCTATAACTGCGCTCAATCGGTCGTCGCCGCCTGGCAAGACCATTTTGGCCTGGACAACAAGGAGATCGATAAATACCTCTCGCACGGCGGAGGGAACGCTCCGGGCGGATTGTGCGGCGCCCTCTCGGCCGCCCATGATCTCCTGGCCAAGCATCATCCCGACAAAGTGGCGGAATTCGACCGCTACTTCACCGAACAGGCTGGTTCGCTGAAATGCCAAGAGATCAGAAGCTTAAAAAAACTTTCCTGCCTCGGCTGTATTGAAAAAGCGGCCGAATTTGTGGCCAGACCCGGTCCCTAG